The following are encoded together in the Geobacter sulfurreducens PCA genome:
- a CDS encoding glycosyltransferase family 4 protein: protein MKIAYVIDYLYSVNGGTERQLYMLIEGMVSRGHTVDLYVFRDTEFTKNLPDFPCPVHCLNVESVLSPGGLIRLIQFRKRIIADNVDVLHGFFNDVALSLPPLMLGSNVKTFTSRRDMGIWYSPAKLLFLRLFRFSSIRLICNSIAVAKFTFEQEWKAKESIRVIYNGMNRFNVDPSSCSCDWAPEKGKNINIILVANVRPVKRVEDLIRAASLIVEHGYHPQYYVVGHLQSDGYTDSLRELLKRHHLEADFHFTGPVSEPRGALERFDIGVLTSASEGFSNTLMEYLDAGLPVVASKVGGNPELVDDGETGFLYEAGDVNALADCILKLIADDRTRNLFAANAKQMITRFDRATMIESHEKEYLRA, encoded by the coding sequence ATGAAAATTGCGTATGTTATAGATTACTTGTACAGCGTAAACGGAGGGACTGAACGACAGCTCTATATGCTCATAGAGGGTATGGTGTCCCGTGGACATACTGTTGATCTTTATGTGTTCAGAGATACGGAATTTACTAAAAATCTGCCGGATTTTCCCTGCCCGGTTCATTGCTTGAATGTTGAGTCGGTTCTGTCGCCAGGCGGGCTTATTCGACTGATTCAGTTCAGAAAGCGGATCATCGCCGATAACGTTGATGTTCTGCATGGTTTTTTCAATGATGTTGCCCTGTCATTACCGCCGTTGATGCTGGGTTCAAACGTAAAGACTTTCACCTCGCGAAGAGACATGGGGATATGGTATTCCCCGGCCAAGTTGCTGTTTTTAAGACTTTTCAGGTTTTCAAGCATCCGGTTGATCTGCAATAGCATTGCGGTGGCGAAGTTTACGTTCGAGCAGGAATGGAAGGCCAAGGAGTCGATACGGGTGATATACAACGGCATGAATCGCTTCAATGTCGACCCTTCGTCCTGCTCCTGTGACTGGGCTCCGGAGAAAGGAAAGAACATCAACATCATCCTCGTCGCCAACGTGCGGCCCGTCAAGCGTGTAGAAGATCTCATCAGGGCGGCGAGCCTGATCGTCGAGCATGGCTACCATCCTCAGTACTATGTCGTCGGGCATCTGCAGAGTGACGGTTACACAGACTCTCTCCGAGAGTTGCTGAAACGGCATCACCTTGAAGCGGATTTCCATTTTACCGGTCCCGTATCTGAGCCACGGGGAGCTTTGGAAAGATTTGATATCGGGGTGCTGACCTCAGCCTCTGAGGGGTTCTCCAATACACTGATGGAATATCTCGACGCCGGCTTGCCGGTCGTAGCTTCAAAGGTCGGAGGCAATCCGGAATTGGTGGACGACGGAGAGACCGGTTTTCTGTACGAAGCCGGAGATGTGAATGCCCTGGCCGACTGCATTCTCAAGCTTATTGCAGATGACCGGACGAGGAACCTGTTTGCCGCCAATGCGAAACAGATGATAACCCGCTTTGACCGGGCAACGATGATTGAGTCCCACGAAAAGGAATATCTGCGTGCTTAG
- a CDS encoding O-antigen ligase family protein, producing MTLDRRSAIGPSGEYTDNRPVEYPYVGKTLLLLFCGYVLTWYLQLGYRIPALGDIRFEFIYALVLTALAFLATPKVDTKCPLLPYVLLYFLVIVIQVPFSHDFARSWDVFVDRIVKFAFMAFFIVSFVRSPNNMKYFLGAFLLACLKMGQEGFVGRISGGLIWENQGIPRLHGSTPLYAHPNSFAGMALGTLPFVYFLWPLSNKYIKAVLLALAGLSLHIVLYTGSRTAYLGILAFVAFAFYTSNYKRKFIGYIVLVLALSVPLIPSDYQDRFKSIFTLEEKEGRSSEARIQILEDAWEIFTDYPFGVGVAAFPKVRAEHFGRSQDTHNLYLEIATNLGIQGLIVVGLMIYKMLSILNYIRTKSKHSLYQLGVNGGSARIKEDLCFIEAVASSIIGFLIIRLTLGLFGMDLYEIYWWFAIGMTFSLHSMFNKIESNFVKF from the coding sequence ATGACATTAGACCGCCGGTCGGCCATTGGGCCGAGTGGGGAATATACGGACAACCGTCCGGTCGAATACCCGTATGTTGGTAAAACGCTGCTGTTGCTGTTCTGCGGTTATGTACTTACGTGGTATCTGCAGCTAGGCTACAGGATTCCAGCCCTTGGTGACATAAGGTTCGAGTTTATTTACGCGTTGGTGTTGACAGCGCTGGCATTTCTGGCGACGCCAAAGGTCGACACTAAGTGTCCTCTTCTCCCGTATGTTTTGTTGTACTTTCTGGTGATAGTTATTCAAGTACCATTTTCTCATGATTTTGCCAGATCGTGGGACGTATTTGTCGACCGGATTGTCAAATTTGCCTTCATGGCGTTTTTCATCGTTTCATTTGTGCGCAGCCCGAATAACATGAAGTATTTCCTGGGGGCATTCCTCTTGGCTTGCCTGAAGATGGGACAGGAAGGATTTGTTGGGCGAATATCGGGTGGGTTGATCTGGGAAAATCAGGGAATTCCACGTCTCCATGGTTCAACTCCCCTCTATGCCCACCCAAACTCCTTTGCCGGTATGGCGCTCGGAACGCTGCCCTTTGTCTATTTTCTCTGGCCGCTGAGCAACAAATATATCAAGGCTGTTTTGTTGGCACTTGCCGGCCTCTCGCTGCATATTGTGCTGTATACTGGCTCCAGGACGGCATACTTAGGTATATTGGCATTTGTTGCGTTTGCATTTTACACCTCGAACTACAAGAGGAAGTTTATTGGTTACATTGTGTTGGTCTTAGCACTGTCCGTACCGCTGATTCCGTCTGATTATCAGGATAGATTCAAATCCATCTTCACCCTTGAGGAAAAGGAGGGGCGGTCAAGCGAAGCAAGAATACAAATACTCGAAGATGCGTGGGAAATCTTCACGGATTATCCATTCGGCGTTGGTGTCGCGGCGTTCCCCAAGGTGAGAGCGGAGCATTTCGGCAGATCGCAGGATACACATAACCTGTATCTTGAAATAGCTACTAATCTAGGAATACAGGGGCTGATCGTTGTAGGGCTTATGATATATAAAATGCTTAGCATTTTGAATTATATCCGAACTAAAAGTAAACATAGTTTATATCAGTTAGGTGTTAATGGCGGTTCGGCCAGAATTAAAGAAGACCTCTGTTTTATAGAAGCTGTTGCCTCATCAATTATAGGATTTTTGATTATAAGACTCACTCTTGGTTTGTTCGGAATGGATCTTTATGAGATTTACTGGTGGTTTGCTATAGGAATGACTTTCTCACTCCATTCTATGTTCAATAAAATTGAAAGTAACTTTGTTAAATTTTAA
- a CDS encoding phenylacetate--CoA ligase family protein has translation MMALNGNGLSWLRRAVFEPLYYLRAGSPFLDYWITLEQTQYLPETVLRERQRRRLRDLLRYAWENNAFYRSRFESAGVTPGMLDTDDCIAKIPILTKADIRSHTADMISRGFDRGELLNFKTGGSTGKSLDIYVTEECSELRNSCARRHDLWTGWKSGEPIAAVWGNPYLPHGVKQKLRDWLVSPMIYLDTMCISEEAIVRFADEWKRVRPTLLFGHAHSIYVLAQYVRDLKLSGIRPTGILSTSMMLMPHERRTIESVFGIKVTDRYGCEEVSLIASECEKHEGMHLNIEHLYIEFVRDDGSPAASGEPGAIVVTDLMNRAMPFIRYRVEDVGVPTDRKCSCGRGLPLMESVTGRVADFLVKSDGSRVAGVSLIENTLTKIPGIDQMQLVQEAVDSLVVRVVPGAEFNDATRRELHDYFKELFGGQTKIEVTAVEAILPEASGKYRFSICRI, from the coding sequence ATGATGGCGCTAAATGGAAATGGATTGTCATGGCTTAGACGTGCTGTGTTCGAGCCTCTCTATTATTTGAGGGCTGGCAGTCCATTTCTGGACTACTGGATAACCCTTGAACAGACGCAGTATCTGCCTGAAACGGTGCTGCGTGAAAGGCAACGGCGAAGATTGCGTGATCTTCTCCGGTATGCTTGGGAAAACAACGCATTTTACCGCTCCAGATTCGAGAGTGCCGGCGTAACGCCCGGCATGCTGGACACTGATGACTGTATTGCAAAAATTCCGATACTTACCAAGGCTGACATTCGCTCTCATACAGCCGATATGATCAGCCGCGGATTTGACCGTGGGGAGTTGCTCAATTTCAAGACCGGCGGCTCAACGGGCAAATCGCTCGATATCTATGTTACCGAAGAGTGCAGTGAGTTGAGAAACTCCTGCGCGCGGCGTCACGACCTCTGGACCGGCTGGAAGTCGGGGGAGCCGATTGCAGCCGTGTGGGGTAATCCCTATCTGCCGCACGGTGTGAAACAGAAACTCAGGGATTGGCTCGTTTCTCCGATGATCTACCTGGATACCATGTGCATATCGGAAGAGGCGATCGTGCGCTTTGCCGACGAATGGAAGCGGGTCCGTCCTACGTTGTTGTTCGGGCACGCCCATTCCATCTATGTACTGGCTCAGTACGTTAGAGACCTGAAACTTTCCGGCATACGTCCGACTGGAATTCTGTCGACGTCGATGATGCTTATGCCCCATGAACGCAGGACCATTGAGTCGGTGTTCGGCATCAAGGTGACGGACCGCTACGGGTGTGAGGAAGTCAGCTTGATCGCCTCCGAGTGTGAGAAGCACGAGGGGATGCATCTGAATATCGAGCACCTTTATATCGAGTTCGTTCGCGATGACGGCAGCCCTGCGGCCTCCGGAGAACCGGGTGCTATCGTTGTGACCGACCTGATGAATCGGGCAATGCCGTTTATCCGCTATCGGGTTGAGGATGTCGGAGTGCCGACAGATAGAAAATGCAGTTGTGGTCGGGGACTTCCTCTCATGGAGAGCGTTACCGGGAGGGTGGCCGATTTCCTGGTGAAGAGCGACGGGTCGCGAGTGGCGGGGGTGTCATTGATCGAAAACACCCTGACGAAGATTCCGGGGATCGATCAGATGCAACTTGTGCAGGAGGCTGTAGATTCGCTCGTTGTCAGGGTGGTGCCCGGCGCTGAGTTCAATGATGCTACACGGCGTGAACTACATGACTACTTCAAGGAGCTTTTTGGCGGACAGACAAAGATAGAAGTCACGGCCGTCGAAGCCATCCTGCCTGAAGCTTCAGGAAAGTATCGGTTTTCAATATGCAGGATATGA
- a CDS encoding phenylacetate--CoA ligase family protein has protein sequence MSIYTAMCENVLLPLADYATRNCTMHYYRLYSDMQWLGREELQRRQDELVRETVRTAYADIPFYRELYDRHGVNIAGVLKAEDLSLLPMVTKDMLREAYPHSCTRDTGWPWREYCTSGSSGSPFAVRVDNETMSMARALMFLRANYSGWNIGDPFLQTGMTLERGAVKKLKDILLRVEYASAFDLSDRVLDRYLDLIDSKKLDYVMGYAGSLYCVATRALEVGFNRPLTGIVSWGDNLYAHYRERVESAFKCRVTDTYGCGEGIQIAAQCGRSDGAYHIFMPHVALEVVDDEGNPVPPGQVGNIVLTRLHPGAMPLIRYRVGDLGVKSAGETCPCGRGFELLAKVEGRDTDVVVTPRGNRLIVHFFTGIFEYYKSIDTFKVIQEERARITVLIVPRPDFKPEHWTSLKSEILEKGDPELVIDMKLVDEIPLERSNKRRFVVSKVGR, from the coding sequence ATGTCGATATATACAGCCATGTGCGAGAATGTGTTGTTGCCCCTTGCAGATTATGCGACCCGGAACTGCACCATGCATTATTACCGTCTGTACAGTGACATGCAGTGGTTGGGCAGGGAAGAGCTTCAGCGCCGCCAAGACGAACTGGTGCGCGAGACTGTCCGGACCGCCTATGCAGACATACCCTTTTATCGCGAACTCTATGACAGGCACGGGGTGAACATCGCCGGCGTCCTCAAGGCTGAAGATCTGTCTTTGCTGCCGATGGTGACAAAGGACATGCTCAGGGAAGCTTATCCCCATTCATGCACCAGGGATACCGGGTGGCCCTGGCGCGAGTATTGTACCAGCGGCTCATCGGGAAGCCCCTTTGCCGTTCGGGTGGATAACGAAACGATGAGCATGGCCCGGGCACTGATGTTTCTCAGGGCCAACTACTCGGGCTGGAACATCGGTGACCCGTTCCTCCAGACCGGCATGACCCTGGAGAGGGGAGCGGTCAAGAAGCTGAAGGACATCCTTCTGAGAGTAGAATACGCCTCTGCCTTTGATTTGTCGGATCGGGTACTGGATAGGTACCTGGACCTCATCGACAGCAAAAAGTTGGACTACGTCATGGGGTATGCCGGCAGCCTTTATTGCGTGGCCACGAGAGCGTTGGAGGTGGGATTCAACAGGCCCCTGACCGGAATCGTTTCGTGGGGCGACAATCTCTATGCCCATTATCGCGAGAGGGTCGAAAGCGCGTTTAAATGCCGCGTTACCGACACATACGGTTGCGGAGAGGGCATCCAGATCGCCGCCCAGTGTGGAAGAAGCGACGGTGCATACCACATCTTCATGCCCCATGTGGCGCTGGAGGTGGTGGATGATGAGGGCAACCCAGTGCCTCCCGGTCAGGTGGGGAACATTGTGCTGACTCGCCTGCACCCCGGCGCCATGCCACTGATACGATACCGCGTGGGAGACCTTGGCGTTAAAAGCGCCGGTGAAACCTGCCCGTGCGGGCGGGGGTTCGAACTGCTCGCCAAGGTTGAGGGACGTGACACCGATGTGGTTGTGACGCCGCGGGGCAACCGGCTGATCGTGCATTTTTTTACGGGGATATTCGAGTACTACAAGTCCATTGATACGTTCAAGGTCATTCAGGAGGAACGGGCCCGGATCACCGTTTTGATCGTGCCTCGACCGGATTTCAAGCCCGAACACTGGACTAGCCTCAAGTCCGAAATCCTTGAAAAAGGTGATCCGGAACTGGTCATAGACATGAAGCTGGTGGACGAAATACCGCTTGAAAGATCGAACAAACGTCGATTCGTCGTGTCGAAAGTCGGCAGGTGA
- a CDS encoding glycosyltransferase family protein, translating into MKKAVWITWEHQIRNKSMAAMLGAELHVIAHSGARLRRYLFCAYNTIAAVRREKPDVVFAQNPSIVLNYLLLLARVLFGYRFVTDAHFGGVIAYNGNYLFQKALDLCNRSADLVIVTNRDHAAHVESIGGQALVCEDPLPDLARYDSGAAPEDRSVFFICSFDIDEPYESAFEAARELSAENFRFYVSGNYAKVGIDPSDYPHVSFLGFVPEQHFYERLYQSDIVLDLTEHENCLVCGAYEAMAAERPLVTSDRACLREYFNQGTVFTAHDSSSIAEAIREAYRDRFRLRDNIREWKGRAVRTQNERRDVLRTTLGMDR; encoded by the coding sequence ATGAAAAAAGCTGTTTGGATTACCTGGGAACATCAGATACGCAACAAATCGATGGCTGCCATGCTTGGTGCGGAACTTCATGTTATTGCTCACAGCGGTGCGAGATTGCGGCGCTATCTCTTTTGCGCATACAACACCATAGCCGCGGTCCGCAGGGAAAAGCCCGATGTGGTGTTCGCCCAGAACCCTTCCATCGTCCTGAACTACCTGCTGTTGCTGGCTCGGGTGTTGTTCGGGTATAGGTTTGTCACCGATGCCCACTTCGGGGGCGTCATCGCGTACAACGGCAATTATCTGTTTCAGAAAGCTCTCGATCTCTGCAACAGATCGGCGGATCTGGTCATCGTTACCAATCGGGACCATGCCGCCCATGTGGAATCCATCGGTGGGCAGGCGCTGGTATGCGAGGACCCGCTGCCCGACCTGGCCCGCTATGATTCTGGTGCCGCCCCTGAGGATAGGTCGGTCTTTTTTATCTGTTCCTTTGACATTGACGAACCGTACGAGTCGGCTTTCGAGGCTGCCCGTGAGCTTTCTGCCGAAAACTTCAGATTTTATGTCTCCGGCAATTACGCCAAGGTCGGCATTGATCCGTCCGATTACCCCCATGTGAGCTTCCTGGGATTTGTGCCGGAACAGCACTTTTATGAGAGGCTTTACCAGTCGGATATCGTTCTCGATCTGACGGAGCACGAGAACTGTCTCGTATGCGGTGCCTACGAAGCCATGGCTGCTGAACGGCCGCTGGTCACGTCCGACAGGGCCTGTTTGCGGGAATATTTCAATCAGGGAACGGTGTTCACCGCACACGATAGCTCCAGTATCGCTGAGGCGATAAGGGAAGCGTATCGGGACCGTTTCCGCCTGAGGGATAATATCCGGGAGTGGAAAGGGCGAGCTGTACGAACGCAGAATGAACGACGGGATGTGCTCAGAACGACACTGGGGATGGACCGATAA
- a CDS encoding CapA family protein has translation MKPIKCIFVGDIALGDHPKSVGFGFYSRYRDGVPPDKAHALFRRGCEHDILFGNLEFTLGTAELTAASHEELNCRGIAAYADFLEQAGFNAVNIANNHIYQHGIDPFDKTLKVLADKGIGIVGLGRNGGSSNIVGTGDRSVCFLGWSARPRQGFSDKPPYREFDEANCYGEIAEAAKAHPIVCVSLHWGDEFIEIPSEDEKRIARRMIDAGAKVVVGHHPHVMREVEEYGSGLIAYSLGNFICDMIWNESTRKTGYLYVEFTDGAISKWEIVHGRIGDDYFPDFDGTVPDPFDTYKQLYSKLSGSSYDRLARHALRRHQVLTLLHMLRNCGKYRAGVWRSMLEGAIKSRLTANHQS, from the coding sequence ATGAAGCCCATTAAGTGCATCTTTGTCGGCGATATCGCTCTTGGGGATCACCCGAAATCAGTCGGGTTCGGTTTCTATTCCAGGTACCGCGACGGCGTTCCACCGGATAAGGCACACGCGCTGTTCCGGAGAGGCTGCGAACACGACATCCTGTTCGGCAATCTGGAGTTCACGCTCGGGACTGCCGAGTTGACGGCCGCGTCGCACGAGGAGCTCAACTGCAGGGGGATAGCGGCATATGCCGACTTTCTGGAGCAGGCGGGTTTCAATGCCGTCAATATCGCCAATAACCACATTTACCAGCATGGGATTGATCCATTCGACAAGACTCTGAAGGTGCTTGCCGACAAAGGGATCGGCATCGTGGGGCTGGGGCGCAATGGTGGCAGTTCAAATATAGTCGGAACCGGCGACCGCTCCGTATGCTTTCTCGGCTGGTCAGCACGGCCCCGCCAGGGATTCTCCGATAAACCACCGTACCGCGAATTCGACGAAGCGAACTGCTATGGGGAGATAGCCGAGGCGGCGAAAGCACATCCGATCGTCTGCGTTTCCCTGCACTGGGGGGACGAGTTCATCGAGATCCCCAGTGAAGACGAAAAGCGGATTGCGCGAAGGATGATCGATGCGGGGGCGAAGGTGGTCGTGGGGCACCACCCCCATGTCATGCGGGAGGTTGAGGAGTATGGCAGCGGCCTGATCGCCTATAGTCTGGGTAACTTCATCTGCGATATGATCTGGAACGAAAGCACCCGTAAAACGGGCTATCTTTACGTGGAGTTCACTGACGGTGCAATCTCGAAATGGGAGATTGTGCACGGAAGGATCGGAGACGATTACTTCCCCGACTTTGACGGTACGGTTCCCGATCCGTTCGATACGTACAAGCAACTGTACTCAAAACTGAGTGGCAGTTCCTATGACCGTCTGGCGCGGCATGCGCTGCGCCGCCACCAGGTGCTGACCCTTTTGCACATGCTTCGTAACTGCGGGAAATACAGGGCGGGGGTATGGCGGTCTATGCTTGAGGGTGCCATCAAGAGCCGCCTCACCGCAAACCATCAGTCATGA
- a CDS encoding GNAT family N-acetyltransferase — MLSRILEKYRENGIQGIVLALISRFPGVRAVCVYYVYRLPFDKLVRKQLSVGNLKVVQVKSDSMGDLIRVQDKPDIFGERFQMGHYGFVAYVNNDPVAYLWGQEGPVHVERRFGFEVPIKDNQVFYYDSYTIPEWRKSGVGRALIQESIDFFKNGLGKSELIAIIETGNLVSQKTYERMGFVREAMHIHLDIIGKKINKQLARMVTQ; from the coding sequence GTGCTTAGTAGGATTCTTGAGAAATACAGGGAAAACGGGATTCAGGGTATCGTCCTCGCGCTGATCTCACGGTTTCCGGGTGTTCGAGCGGTATGTGTGTATTACGTCTACCGTCTACCGTTTGACAAACTGGTCCGGAAGCAGTTGTCAGTTGGGAACCTGAAAGTCGTGCAGGTTAAGAGTGATTCAATGGGGGATTTGATCAGGGTTCAGGACAAACCGGACATTTTTGGCGAAAGATTCCAGATGGGCCATTATGGTTTTGTGGCATATGTCAACAATGATCCCGTCGCGTATTTGTGGGGGCAAGAAGGGCCGGTTCACGTTGAACGACGTTTTGGTTTCGAAGTTCCCATAAAGGATAATCAGGTTTTTTATTATGACAGCTATACGATTCCCGAATGGCGCAAGTCTGGCGTGGGAAGGGCTTTGATTCAGGAATCGATAGATTTCTTCAAGAATGGGCTCGGTAAGTCAGAGCTGATCGCCATTATTGAAACCGGTAATCTGGTTTCACAGAAGACATATGAAAGAATGGGATTTGTTAGGGAAGCAATGCATATCCACTTGGATATAATTGGCAAAAAAATAAATAAACAGTTGGCGAGGATGGTTACTCAATAA
- a CDS encoding PEP-CTERM sorting domain-containing protein — MIPPGKLSLIMLLTLLLAGPSAWSYPVQYTLDGYVIQGPGIDDSAGFLDNMGITVGSHVSYTVVIDLDARGTVLMSDGTVTERTDPYGRGTFYAHYAGGSTITSDNYLSSYNGISENNYGGNKWLTSTFSERWLSVSSGNNYLSFYDMLLQPDALGGWSASSARAFGAGTMRNTIFDEFGNSSKFYFLAQITNAETVPVPEPSTFALLGAGLAGIILLRRKKYF, encoded by the coding sequence ATGATACCCCCAGGCAAGTTATCTCTTATTATGCTTTTAACATTGTTACTGGCGGGGCCTTCCGCGTGGAGCTACCCCGTGCAATACACGTTGGATGGGTACGTAATTCAGGGCCCCGGCATTGATGATTCGGCAGGCTTTCTTGACAATATGGGGATTACCGTGGGAAGTCATGTTTCCTACACCGTTGTCATAGACCTGGATGCCAGAGGGACGGTGTTAATGAGTGACGGCACCGTAACCGAGCGGACAGACCCGTATGGTAGAGGGACATTCTATGCTCACTACGCCGGGGGCTCGACCATCACTTCTGACAATTATCTGAGCTCATACAATGGAATATCCGAAAACAACTATGGCGGGAACAAGTGGTTGACCAGCACCTTTTCTGAACGCTGGCTCAGTGTGAGCAGTGGAAACAACTATCTTTCGTTCTACGACATGCTGCTGCAACCGGATGCCCTCGGGGGGTGGTCGGCAAGTTCCGCTCGCGCTTTCGGGGCCGGCACCATGCGCAACACCATTTTCGACGAGTTCGGTAACAGTTCCAAATTCTACTTCCTGGCTCAAATAACGAACGCAGAAACCGTTCCCGTGCCCGAACCATCAACCTTCGCACTTCTTGGGGCCGGACTTGCCGGAATTATCCTTCTCAGAAGAAAGAAGTACTTTTAA
- the asnB gene encoding asparagine synthase (glutamine-hydrolyzing) encodes MCGIVGKYYFNKNAGDSSDIDAMMQAIYHRGPDSSGKYINGRAALGFQRLSIIDTVSGHQPLYNETKTIVLLANGEIYNYKEFVPFLESKGHVFSTRSDCEVIIHLYEEYGIEFISKLNGMFAFCLYDTRNDVMFIARDRVGIKPLYYHLNKEAIIFGSEIKGILASGEVVTEEANDCLAEYLCFRYVANFRTFFSSVNALEPGTYIKISPNGCTFEKFWDLSKYVLNYAQDGDLVETVDAALTASVQRQMMTDVPLGTQLSGGVDSSLVSKLAAGYSPGLKTFTVSFFESAYDESAYARLLADSAGLEYHQIRVDGKTFADTLPKVIWYHDEPLCHANSVHMYLLCTYARQFVTVLLTGEGADELFAGYPRYQICRFGDAYNKLNPSVASLVKSVLKGVPARKIVKIVDNLGLGARELALWNSSFTTKEKVSWLLDSGDVTLDARSALVDSVWNDELSLFDNLLLYEQKSYLQPILMRQDKMSMAASVESRVPVLDNEMLDVANTIPYQYKVRHFTPKHVFKKVAERHISRKIVYKKKVGFGVPVDEWLRDHSGLGRYLDLLLDTARGINGVSRPRIEQLIAEHASRRYNHGDVLWPLVNYAIWREQFFK; translated from the coding sequence ATGTGCGGAATTGTAGGTAAATATTATTTTAATAAAAATGCCGGTGACAGCAGTGATATAGATGCAATGATGCAGGCAATTTACCATCGGGGTCCTGATTCCTCGGGGAAATACATAAATGGGAGGGCTGCGCTCGGGTTTCAGAGACTGAGTATTATTGATACGGTTTCAGGCCATCAGCCACTTTATAATGAAACAAAAACCATCGTCCTGCTTGCCAATGGGGAGATATACAATTACAAGGAATTCGTTCCGTTTCTGGAAAGCAAGGGCCACGTGTTTTCCACGCGGAGTGATTGTGAAGTAATTATTCACCTGTACGAAGAATACGGGATCGAGTTCATAAGCAAGCTCAACGGTATGTTTGCATTCTGTCTCTACGACACACGCAACGACGTCATGTTCATTGCGAGAGACAGGGTCGGCATCAAGCCCCTCTACTATCATCTCAACAAGGAAGCCATTATTTTCGGTTCGGAGATAAAGGGTATTCTGGCGTCTGGCGAGGTTGTAACCGAGGAGGCTAATGACTGCCTGGCGGAATACCTTTGTTTCAGGTATGTTGCAAATTTCAGGACGTTCTTCTCTTCCGTCAACGCCCTTGAGCCGGGCACGTATATCAAAATTTCTCCTAACGGTTGTACGTTCGAAAAATTCTGGGATTTATCCAAGTACGTGTTGAACTATGCTCAAGACGGAGATCTCGTCGAGACGGTTGATGCCGCGTTGACAGCATCGGTGCAGCGCCAGATGATGACGGACGTTCCCCTTGGCACTCAACTAAGCGGGGGGGTCGATTCGAGTCTTGTCAGCAAACTGGCTGCTGGATACTCACCCGGACTGAAGACCTTTACGGTCAGTTTTTTCGAAAGTGCCTATGACGAGTCAGCCTATGCACGGCTGCTGGCGGATTCGGCGGGGCTTGAGTATCACCAGATCAGAGTCGACGGCAAGACCTTTGCCGACACTCTGCCCAAGGTTATCTGGTATCACGACGAGCCCCTCTGTCATGCCAACTCCGTGCATATGTACCTGCTGTGCACGTATGCACGACAGTTTGTGACGGTCCTGCTGACCGGCGAAGGGGCCGATGAACTTTTTGCCGGTTATCCCCGTTATCAGATTTGCAGGTTCGGCGATGCATATAACAAGTTGAATCCGAGTGTTGCTTCGCTGGTGAAGTCGGTCCTGAAGGGCGTTCCTGCACGAAAGATCGTCAAAATAGTCGACAACCTCGGTCTTGGTGCCCGTGAACTGGCCTTGTGGAATTCATCCTTTACCACTAAGGAGAAGGTTTCCTGGCTGCTGGATTCCGGCGATGTCACTCTCGATGCCCGATCCGCCCTGGTGGACAGCGTCTGGAACGATGAGTTGAGTCTTTTCGACAATCTGCTCCTCTATGAACAGAAGTCCTATCTTCAGCCGATTCTGATGCGGCAGGACAAGATGAGCATGGCCGCCTCAGTTGAGTCCAGGGTCCCGGTCCTTGACAACGAGATGCTGGACGTGGCCAACACAATTCCGTATCAGTACAAAGTCCGGCACTTCACTCCCAAGCACGTGTTCAAGAAGGTTGCGGAAAGGCATATATCCCGAAAGATCGTCTACAAGAAAAAGGTCGGCTTCGGTGTGCCCGTGGACGAATGGCTGCGTGACCATAGCGGTTTGGGCAGGTACCTTGATCTTCTCCTCGATACCGCCCGTGGCATCAACGGCGTCAGCAGACCGCGGATTGAGCAGTTGATTGCGGAGCATGCGAGCCGAAGATATAACCATGGCGATGTGTTATGGCCCCTGGTCAATTATGCAATCTGGCGGGAACAATTTTTCAAGTAA